The proteins below come from a single Biomphalaria glabrata chromosome 10, xgBioGlab47.1, whole genome shotgun sequence genomic window:
- the LOC106051587 gene encoding glycosyl hydrolase YngK-like, translated as MILSICCGVLFTLVTTAESACSAGRTKHELRGAWIATVSNIDWPKSSSKTTSQNKDDLTALLDALASETINAVFFQVRSNGEAMYNSSIEPWSQYLTGHQGTHPTPAWDPLHFLVIEAHKRNIEVHAWFNPYRARSGSTTTTGLAPNHMARELSAHAHPYGNYIWMDPGSKQVQDRVNAVVMDVVNRYDVDGVHMDDYFYPYPTAESFPDTATFNAYKSAGGNLSHNDWRRENVNTLIHRLSTNIHHAKPWVKFGIAPFGIWKTGHPAGVVGLSSVDSLHADSRHWLHQGWLDYIAPQLYWVIDGPQSFTKLIDWWSDPAQNPTHKHVYAGLADYRVVENNWNVNEILHQVQATQSRTAHDVWGVIHYSAKHVEHNVHSLFTTLKSSVYKHPALPDKYSYRGGVPAPAAPKVTASGPTLDWSGSSHENVRSWAVYHSVANTCTLVKVLNAATTHLDVSGQGEYVVSAVNRLGEETDGNPVTVTTVVG; from the exons ATGATTTTAAGCATATGTTGTGGCGTTTTGTTTACCTTGGTAACCACTGCTGAGTCAG CCTGCAGTGCGGGCCGCACCAAACATGAACTGCGAGGTGCCTGGATCGCCACAGTCAGCAACATCGACTGGCCAAAGTCCAGCTCAAAGACAACAAGTCAGAATAAAGATGACCTCACAGCATTACTTGATGCTCTGGCCTCCGAGACCATCAACGCTGTATTCTTTCAG GTTCGATCTAATGGAGAGGCGATGTACAATTCGTCCATCGAACCATGGAGCCAGTACTTGACTGGACATCAGGGCACACACCCGACTCCTGCCTGGGACCCTCTGCACTTTCTTGTCATTGAGGCTCACAAGAGAAACATTGAGGTCCACGCATGGTTTAACCCATACAG GGCAAGATCTGGTTCCACGACCACCACAGGACTGGCACCCAATCATATGGCCAGGGAGCTATCCGCCCACGCTCATCCGTACGGCAATTACATATGGATGGATCCTGGAAGCAAACAAGTTCAG GACCGCGTGAACGCTGTGGTGATGGATGTGGTGAACAGATATGACGTCGATGGTGTCCACATGGACGACTACTTCTACCCGTACCCAACGGCTGAAAGTTTTCCAGATACAGCCACATTCAATGCTTACAAG AGTGCAGGAGGTAACTTGTCACACAACGACTGGAGGCGTGAAAATGTGAATACTTTAATCCACAGACTGTCTACTAA CATTCATCACGCCAAACCTTGGGTCAAGTTCGGCATTGCACCATTTGGCATATGGAAGACTGGACATCCTGCTGGTGTCGTAG GTCTGTCCAGTGTAGACTCTCTACACGCAGATTCACGACACTGGCTGCACCAGGGTTGGCTGGACTACATCGCCCCTCAACTCTACTGGGTGATTGATGGGCCCCAGAGTTTTACCAAACTGATTGACTGGTGGTCAGACCCTGCCCAGAACCCAACACATAAACACGTGTACGCTGGTCTTGCCGACTACAg GGTGGTTGAAAACAACTGGAATGTGAATGAGATACTGCACCAGGTCCAGGCCACTCAATCAAGAACTGCCCACGACGTCTGGGGGGTCATTCATTACAGCGCCAAGCATGTGGAGCATAACGTCCAC AGTTTGTTCACCACTTTGAAGTCGTCTGTCTACAAACACCCCGCTCTTCCGGACAAATACAGCTACCGGGGCGGGGTCCCAGCTCCTGCCGCCCCGAAGGTCACAGCCAGTGGACCCACTCTGGACTGGAGTGGTAGCAGTCATGAAAACGTCCGCTCCTGGGCTGTGTATCACAGCGTGGCAAACACCTGCACACTGGTCAAGGTCCTGAACGCCGCCACCACTCACCTGGATGTCAGCGGTCAAGGCGAGTACGTGGTGTCAGCGGTTAACAGGCTGGGGGAAGAAACTGACGGAAACCCCGTCACTGTGACAACAGTAGTGGGCTAA